Proteins found in one Arachis stenosperma cultivar V10309 chromosome 8, arast.V10309.gnm1.PFL2, whole genome shotgun sequence genomic segment:
- the LOC130943526 gene encoding filament-like plant protein 4 isoform X3, with translation MRQIRNLKEEHEQKIQEVALAKTKQLDKIKGELEAKIVNFEEKLVRASAENGALSMSLQERSNMLIKVSQEKAHAEAEIEHLKSNIESCEREINSLKYELHVVSKELEIRNEEKNMSIRSAEAANKQHAEGVKKIAKLEAECQRLRGLVRKKLPGPAALAQMKLEVEGLGHDYRESRIRKSPVKPAAPYLSPLSEFSLENVQKFQKENEFLSGRLLAMEEETKMLKEALAKRNSELQASRSMCAKTLSKLQSWETQHQQKGSPESITQMTHASNAPSLVSMSEDGNDDTGSCADSWSTAIVSGLSQFPKEKSTEKSIKSEATKKLELMDDFLEVEKLARLSNDTNLDEVSCKDVPSEENNDIKSNDSQLSELRSRILSIFESIANDADVGKIIQDIKHIIEMDKEATSSHYSNEYVQINSDLEAAISHIHDFVLLLGKEAISFHDISSDGSEMSKKIEEFSFTYDKLLCNNASLVQFVLGLSSVLTKASEFRFNVLGYKGTEAENNSPDCIDKIALPENKLAQDNASGNRYQNGSSLILNPCSDPEVPDDGNVVSTSKSLSDEYEELKQENRKLVTDLSQCAQNLQMTKSQLLETEQLLAEVKSELASAIKSNSLAETQLKCMAESYKSLEARAQELVTKLNRLQIETETLENKLQEEKKAHETVLAKSKVLEEQLQRIESSAADSRMKSTQIPCLMQEKDLATAAEKLAECQETIFLLEKQLNALHLENPKPESGSSKLVERVGSGSPLYFSNSLSSPDNESSLLARSPVRHHKARHRPTKSASSTAASSTPTPEKHARGFSRFFSSKGKPSR, from the exons ATGCGACAGATAAGAAATCTTAAGGAAGAACATGAACAGAAAATACAAGAAGTTGCTCTGGCGAAAACCAAGCAATTAGACAAGATTAAGGGGGAACTGGAGGCAAAGATAGTTAACTTTGAAGAGAAACTTGTCAGGGCTAGTGCTGAAAATGGAGCACTCTCAATGTCCTTGCAGGAGCGCTCCAACATGCTGATCAAAGTGAGCCAAGAAAAAGCACATGCTGAGGCTGAAATTGAGCATCTTAAGAGCAACATAGAATCATGCGAGAGAGAGATTAATTCACTTAAATATGAACTCCATGTTGTTTCGAAGGAACTTGAAATTCGCAACGAAGAGAAGAACATGAGTATTAGATCAGCAGAAGCTGCTAACAAGCAGCATGCAGAGGGTGTCAAGAAAATTGCTAAGTTAGAGGCTGAGTGCCAAAGGTTACGTGGTCTAGTGCGGAAGAAGTTACCTGGCCCTGCTGCACTCGCACAGATGAAGTTAGAAGTTGAAGGCCTTGGCCATGATTACAGAGAGAGTCGAATAAGGAAGTCTCCCGTGAAACCTGCTGCTCCGTATTTGTCCCCATTGTCTGAGTTCTCCTTAGAGAATGTACAAAAATTCCAGAAAGAGAATGAATTTCTCTCGGGGCGTTTATTGGCAATGGAAGAAGAAACAAAGATGTTGAAAGAAGCTTTGGCTAAACGTAACAGTGAATTGCAGGCATCAAGGAGTATGTGTGCTAAAACACTAAGCAAACTTCAGAGTTGGGAAACACAGCATCAGCAGAAAGGATCCCCAGAATCCATCACCCAGATGACCCATGCAAGCAATGCTCCAAGCTTGGTCTCCATGTCTGAAGATGGAAATGATGATACAGGAAGCTGTGCTGACTCTTGGTCTACGGCAATAGTCTCCGGGCTGTCCCAATTCCCTAAAGAAAAAAGCACTGAAAAATCGATCAAATCTGAAGCCACTAAGAAGTTGGAACTAATGGATGACTTTCTAGAAGTGGAGAAGTTAGCTCGTTTGTCAAATGACACCAATTTAGATGAGGTATCTTGCAAAGATGTTCCATCTGAAGAGAACAATGATATAAAGAGCAACGACTCGCAACTATCAGAGCTTAGGTCAAGAATATTATCAATTTTTGAGTCCATTGCTAATGATGCAGACGTAGGGAAGATCATACAAGATATTAAGCACATAATAGAAATGGACAAGGAAGCCACTTCATCCCACTATTCCAACGAATATGTGCAGATAAACTCAGATTTGGAAGCTGCAATTTCTCATATTCACGACTTTGTGTTGTTACTGGGCAAAGAAGCAATATCATTTCATGACATATCGTCCGATGGAAGTGAAATGAGTAAAAAGATTGAGGAATTCTCTTTTACTTACGATAAACTTCTATGTAACAATGCAAGTTTGGTCCAGTTTGTTCTTGGCCTGTCCAGTGTTTTAACTAAAGCAAGTGAGTTCAGATTTAATGTCCTTGGCTACAAGGGTACAGAAGCTGAAAATAACAGTCCTGATTGTATAGATAAGATTGCTTTGCCTGAAAATAAGCTAGCTCAAGACAATGCATCTGGAAATAGATATCAAAATGGTTCTTCCCTTATTCTGAATCCTTGTTCTGATCCTGAGGTTCCTGATGATGGAAATGTGGTTTCTACATCGAAGAGCCTCTCCGATGAATATGAAGAATTGAAACAGGAGAATCGAAAACTAGTAACTGATCTGTCACAGTGTGCTCAAAATCTACAAATGACAAAGTCTCAATTGCTAGAGACTGAGCAACTTCTAGCAGAAGTAAAATCAGAATTGGCTTCTGCTATAAAATCAAACAGCTTGGCTGAGACGCAGCTGAAGTGCATGGCAGAGTCATACAAGTCACTTGAAGCACGTGCCCAAGAGCTTGTAACCAAGCTGAACCGTCTTCAAATTGAGACAGAAACCCTGGAGAATAAGCTtcaagaggaaaagaaggctcacGAAACCGTATTGGCCAAAAGCAAGGTGCTGGAGGAGCAACTACAGAG GATTGAGAGTTCAGCAGCTGATAGTCGCATGAAGTCTACACAG ATTCCGTGTTTAATGCAGGAGAAAGATTTGGCAACGGCGGCGGAGAAGCTAGCTGAGTGTCAGGAAACTATATTTCTTCTTGAGAAGCAGTTAAATGCTCTGCATCTAGAAAATCCAAAGCCAGAAAGTGGTAGTTCTAAATTGGTGGAAAGAGTGGGTTCTGGTTCACCCTTGTACTTCTCCAACAGCTTATCTAGCCCAGACAACGAGTCGAGCCTTCTAGCGAGATCCCCGGTGCGGCATCACAAAGCAAGACACAGGCCAACCAAATCAGCCTCCTCAACGGCGGCTTCTTCCACGCCTACACCGGAGAAGCATGCGCGAGGCTTCAGTAGATTCTTCTCATCAAAAGGAAAACCTTCTCGTTGA
- the LOC130943526 gene encoding filament-like plant protein 4 isoform X2 has translation MDRRWPWKKKSSGKAVDKPLESGDASDQANQDRKEVNYVQISVESYSHLTGLEDQVKTYEGKVRTLENEIKEMNEKLSAANSDINTKETIVKQHAKVAEEAVLGWEKAEAEALALKNHLESVTLSKLTAEDRASHLDGALKECMRQIRNLKEEHEQKIQEVALAKTKQLDKIKGELEAKIVNFEEKLVRASAENGALSMSLQERSNMLIKVSQEKAHAEAEIEHLKSNIESCEREINSLKYELHVVSKELEIRNEEKNMSIRSAEAANKQHAEGVKKIAKLEAECQRLRGLVRKKLPGPAALAQMKLEVEGLGHDYRESRIRKSPVKPAAPYLSPLSEFSLENVQKFQKENEFLSGRLLAMEEETKMLKEALAKRNSELQASRSMCAKTLSKLQSWETQHQQKGSPESITQMTHASNAPSLVSMSEDGNDDTGSCADSWSTAIVSGLSQFPKEKSTEKSIKSEATKKLELMDDFLEVEKLARLSNDTNLDEVSCKDVPSEENNDIKSNDSQLSELRSRILSIFESIANDADVGKIIQDIKHIIEMDKEATSSHYSNEYVQINSDLEAAISHIHDFVLLLGKEAISFHDISSDGSEMSKKIEEFSFTYDKLLCNNASLVQFVLGLSSVLTKASEFRFNVLGYKGTEAENNSPDCIDKIALPENKLAQDNASGNRYQNGSSLILNPCSDPEVPDDGNVVSTSKSLSDEYEELKQENRKLVTDLSQCAQNLQMTKSQLLETEQLLAEVKSELASAIKSNSLAETQLKCMAESYKSLEARAQELVTKLNRLQIETETLENKLQEEKKAHETVLAKSKVLEEQLQRIESSAADSRMKSTQEKDLATAAEKLAECQETIFLLEKQLNALHLENPKPESGSSKLVERVGSGSPLYFSNSLSSPDNESSLLARSPVRHHKARHRPTKSASSTAASSTPTPEKHARGFSRFFSSKGKPSR, from the exons ATGGACCGACGGTGGCCGTGGAAGAAAAAATCATCTGGCAAGGCTGTGGACAAACCATTGGAATCTGGCGATGCTTCTGATCAGGCCAATCAG GACAGGAAGGAAGTGAACTACGTCCAAATCTCTGTGGAATCATATTCACATCTAACTGGTTTAGAAGATCAAGTAAAAACATATGAGGGAAAAGTTCGAACACTTGAGAATGAGATCAAGGAGATGAATGAAAAGCTCTCAGCAGCAAACTCTGATATCAATACCAAGGAAACTATTGTAAAACAGCATGCTAAAGTGGCTGAAGAAGCTGTCTTAg GTTGGGAGAAGGCTGAAGCAGAAGCTTTGGCGTTGAAGAACCATTTAGAATCTGTCACTCTTTCCAAACTCACGGCCGAGGATCGCGCATCACATTTAGATGGGGCTCTTAAGGAATGTATGCGACAGATAAGAAATCTTAAGGAAGAACATGAACAGAAAATACAAGAAGTTGCTCTGGCGAAAACCAAGCAATTAGACAAGATTAAGGGGGAACTGGAGGCAAAGATAGTTAACTTTGAAGAGAAACTTGTCAGGGCTAGTGCTGAAAATGGAGCACTCTCAATGTCCTTGCAGGAGCGCTCCAACATGCTGATCAAAGTGAGCCAAGAAAAAGCACATGCTGAGGCTGAAATTGAGCATCTTAAGAGCAACATAGAATCATGCGAGAGAGAGATTAATTCACTTAAATATGAACTCCATGTTGTTTCGAAGGAACTTGAAATTCGCAACGAAGAGAAGAACATGAGTATTAGATCAGCAGAAGCTGCTAACAAGCAGCATGCAGAGGGTGTCAAGAAAATTGCTAAGTTAGAGGCTGAGTGCCAAAGGTTACGTGGTCTAGTGCGGAAGAAGTTACCTGGCCCTGCTGCACTCGCACAGATGAAGTTAGAAGTTGAAGGCCTTGGCCATGATTACAGAGAGAGTCGAATAAGGAAGTCTCCCGTGAAACCTGCTGCTCCGTATTTGTCCCCATTGTCTGAGTTCTCCTTAGAGAATGTACAAAAATTCCAGAAAGAGAATGAATTTCTCTCGGGGCGTTTATTGGCAATGGAAGAAGAAACAAAGATGTTGAAAGAAGCTTTGGCTAAACGTAACAGTGAATTGCAGGCATCAAGGAGTATGTGTGCTAAAACACTAAGCAAACTTCAGAGTTGGGAAACACAGCATCAGCAGAAAGGATCCCCAGAATCCATCACCCAGATGACCCATGCAAGCAATGCTCCAAGCTTGGTCTCCATGTCTGAAGATGGAAATGATGATACAGGAAGCTGTGCTGACTCTTGGTCTACGGCAATAGTCTCCGGGCTGTCCCAATTCCCTAAAGAAAAAAGCACTGAAAAATCGATCAAATCTGAAGCCACTAAGAAGTTGGAACTAATGGATGACTTTCTAGAAGTGGAGAAGTTAGCTCGTTTGTCAAATGACACCAATTTAGATGAGGTATCTTGCAAAGATGTTCCATCTGAAGAGAACAATGATATAAAGAGCAACGACTCGCAACTATCAGAGCTTAGGTCAAGAATATTATCAATTTTTGAGTCCATTGCTAATGATGCAGACGTAGGGAAGATCATACAAGATATTAAGCACATAATAGAAATGGACAAGGAAGCCACTTCATCCCACTATTCCAACGAATATGTGCAGATAAACTCAGATTTGGAAGCTGCAATTTCTCATATTCACGACTTTGTGTTGTTACTGGGCAAAGAAGCAATATCATTTCATGACATATCGTCCGATGGAAGTGAAATGAGTAAAAAGATTGAGGAATTCTCTTTTACTTACGATAAACTTCTATGTAACAATGCAAGTTTGGTCCAGTTTGTTCTTGGCCTGTCCAGTGTTTTAACTAAAGCAAGTGAGTTCAGATTTAATGTCCTTGGCTACAAGGGTACAGAAGCTGAAAATAACAGTCCTGATTGTATAGATAAGATTGCTTTGCCTGAAAATAAGCTAGCTCAAGACAATGCATCTGGAAATAGATATCAAAATGGTTCTTCCCTTATTCTGAATCCTTGTTCTGATCCTGAGGTTCCTGATGATGGAAATGTGGTTTCTACATCGAAGAGCCTCTCCGATGAATATGAAGAATTGAAACAGGAGAATCGAAAACTAGTAACTGATCTGTCACAGTGTGCTCAAAATCTACAAATGACAAAGTCTCAATTGCTAGAGACTGAGCAACTTCTAGCAGAAGTAAAATCAGAATTGGCTTCTGCTATAAAATCAAACAGCTTGGCTGAGACGCAGCTGAAGTGCATGGCAGAGTCATACAAGTCACTTGAAGCACGTGCCCAAGAGCTTGTAACCAAGCTGAACCGTCTTCAAATTGAGACAGAAACCCTGGAGAATAAGCTtcaagaggaaaagaaggctcacGAAACCGTATTGGCCAAAAGCAAGGTGCTGGAGGAGCAACTACAGAG GATTGAGAGTTCAGCAGCTGATAGTCGCATGAAGTCTACACAG GAGAAAGATTTGGCAACGGCGGCGGAGAAGCTAGCTGAGTGTCAGGAAACTATATTTCTTCTTGAGAAGCAGTTAAATGCTCTGCATCTAGAAAATCCAAAGCCAGAAAGTGGTAGTTCTAAATTGGTGGAAAGAGTGGGTTCTGGTTCACCCTTGTACTTCTCCAACAGCTTATCTAGCCCAGACAACGAGTCGAGCCTTCTAGCGAGATCCCCGGTGCGGCATCACAAAGCAAGACACAGGCCAACCAAATCAGCCTCCTCAACGGCGGCTTCTTCCACGCCTACACCGGAGAAGCATGCGCGAGGCTTCAGTAGATTCTTCTCATCAAAAGGAAAACCTTCTCGTTGA
- the LOC130943526 gene encoding filament-like plant protein 4 isoform X1, with amino-acid sequence MDRRWPWKKKSSGKAVDKPLESGDASDQANQDRKEVNYVQISVESYSHLTGLEDQVKTYEGKVRTLENEIKEMNEKLSAANSDINTKETIVKQHAKVAEEAVLGWEKAEAEALALKNHLESVTLSKLTAEDRASHLDGALKECMRQIRNLKEEHEQKIQEVALAKTKQLDKIKGELEAKIVNFEEKLVRASAENGALSMSLQERSNMLIKVSQEKAHAEAEIEHLKSNIESCEREINSLKYELHVVSKELEIRNEEKNMSIRSAEAANKQHAEGVKKIAKLEAECQRLRGLVRKKLPGPAALAQMKLEVEGLGHDYRESRIRKSPVKPAAPYLSPLSEFSLENVQKFQKENEFLSGRLLAMEEETKMLKEALAKRNSELQASRSMCAKTLSKLQSWETQHQQKGSPESITQMTHASNAPSLVSMSEDGNDDTGSCADSWSTAIVSGLSQFPKEKSTEKSIKSEATKKLELMDDFLEVEKLARLSNDTNLDEVSCKDVPSEENNDIKSNDSQLSELRSRILSIFESIANDADVGKIIQDIKHIIEMDKEATSSHYSNEYVQINSDLEAAISHIHDFVLLLGKEAISFHDISSDGSEMSKKIEEFSFTYDKLLCNNASLVQFVLGLSSVLTKASEFRFNVLGYKGTEAENNSPDCIDKIALPENKLAQDNASGNRYQNGSSLILNPCSDPEVPDDGNVVSTSKSLSDEYEELKQENRKLVTDLSQCAQNLQMTKSQLLETEQLLAEVKSELASAIKSNSLAETQLKCMAESYKSLEARAQELVTKLNRLQIETETLENKLQEEKKAHETVLAKSKVLEEQLQRIESSAADSRMKSTQIPCLMQEKDLATAAEKLAECQETIFLLEKQLNALHLENPKPESGSSKLVERVGSGSPLYFSNSLSSPDNESSLLARSPVRHHKARHRPTKSASSTAASSTPTPEKHARGFSRFFSSKGKPSR; translated from the exons ATGGACCGACGGTGGCCGTGGAAGAAAAAATCATCTGGCAAGGCTGTGGACAAACCATTGGAATCTGGCGATGCTTCTGATCAGGCCAATCAG GACAGGAAGGAAGTGAACTACGTCCAAATCTCTGTGGAATCATATTCACATCTAACTGGTTTAGAAGATCAAGTAAAAACATATGAGGGAAAAGTTCGAACACTTGAGAATGAGATCAAGGAGATGAATGAAAAGCTCTCAGCAGCAAACTCTGATATCAATACCAAGGAAACTATTGTAAAACAGCATGCTAAAGTGGCTGAAGAAGCTGTCTTAg GTTGGGAGAAGGCTGAAGCAGAAGCTTTGGCGTTGAAGAACCATTTAGAATCTGTCACTCTTTCCAAACTCACGGCCGAGGATCGCGCATCACATTTAGATGGGGCTCTTAAGGAATGTATGCGACAGATAAGAAATCTTAAGGAAGAACATGAACAGAAAATACAAGAAGTTGCTCTGGCGAAAACCAAGCAATTAGACAAGATTAAGGGGGAACTGGAGGCAAAGATAGTTAACTTTGAAGAGAAACTTGTCAGGGCTAGTGCTGAAAATGGAGCACTCTCAATGTCCTTGCAGGAGCGCTCCAACATGCTGATCAAAGTGAGCCAAGAAAAAGCACATGCTGAGGCTGAAATTGAGCATCTTAAGAGCAACATAGAATCATGCGAGAGAGAGATTAATTCACTTAAATATGAACTCCATGTTGTTTCGAAGGAACTTGAAATTCGCAACGAAGAGAAGAACATGAGTATTAGATCAGCAGAAGCTGCTAACAAGCAGCATGCAGAGGGTGTCAAGAAAATTGCTAAGTTAGAGGCTGAGTGCCAAAGGTTACGTGGTCTAGTGCGGAAGAAGTTACCTGGCCCTGCTGCACTCGCACAGATGAAGTTAGAAGTTGAAGGCCTTGGCCATGATTACAGAGAGAGTCGAATAAGGAAGTCTCCCGTGAAACCTGCTGCTCCGTATTTGTCCCCATTGTCTGAGTTCTCCTTAGAGAATGTACAAAAATTCCAGAAAGAGAATGAATTTCTCTCGGGGCGTTTATTGGCAATGGAAGAAGAAACAAAGATGTTGAAAGAAGCTTTGGCTAAACGTAACAGTGAATTGCAGGCATCAAGGAGTATGTGTGCTAAAACACTAAGCAAACTTCAGAGTTGGGAAACACAGCATCAGCAGAAAGGATCCCCAGAATCCATCACCCAGATGACCCATGCAAGCAATGCTCCAAGCTTGGTCTCCATGTCTGAAGATGGAAATGATGATACAGGAAGCTGTGCTGACTCTTGGTCTACGGCAATAGTCTCCGGGCTGTCCCAATTCCCTAAAGAAAAAAGCACTGAAAAATCGATCAAATCTGAAGCCACTAAGAAGTTGGAACTAATGGATGACTTTCTAGAAGTGGAGAAGTTAGCTCGTTTGTCAAATGACACCAATTTAGATGAGGTATCTTGCAAAGATGTTCCATCTGAAGAGAACAATGATATAAAGAGCAACGACTCGCAACTATCAGAGCTTAGGTCAAGAATATTATCAATTTTTGAGTCCATTGCTAATGATGCAGACGTAGGGAAGATCATACAAGATATTAAGCACATAATAGAAATGGACAAGGAAGCCACTTCATCCCACTATTCCAACGAATATGTGCAGATAAACTCAGATTTGGAAGCTGCAATTTCTCATATTCACGACTTTGTGTTGTTACTGGGCAAAGAAGCAATATCATTTCATGACATATCGTCCGATGGAAGTGAAATGAGTAAAAAGATTGAGGAATTCTCTTTTACTTACGATAAACTTCTATGTAACAATGCAAGTTTGGTCCAGTTTGTTCTTGGCCTGTCCAGTGTTTTAACTAAAGCAAGTGAGTTCAGATTTAATGTCCTTGGCTACAAGGGTACAGAAGCTGAAAATAACAGTCCTGATTGTATAGATAAGATTGCTTTGCCTGAAAATAAGCTAGCTCAAGACAATGCATCTGGAAATAGATATCAAAATGGTTCTTCCCTTATTCTGAATCCTTGTTCTGATCCTGAGGTTCCTGATGATGGAAATGTGGTTTCTACATCGAAGAGCCTCTCCGATGAATATGAAGAATTGAAACAGGAGAATCGAAAACTAGTAACTGATCTGTCACAGTGTGCTCAAAATCTACAAATGACAAAGTCTCAATTGCTAGAGACTGAGCAACTTCTAGCAGAAGTAAAATCAGAATTGGCTTCTGCTATAAAATCAAACAGCTTGGCTGAGACGCAGCTGAAGTGCATGGCAGAGTCATACAAGTCACTTGAAGCACGTGCCCAAGAGCTTGTAACCAAGCTGAACCGTCTTCAAATTGAGACAGAAACCCTGGAGAATAAGCTtcaagaggaaaagaaggctcacGAAACCGTATTGGCCAAAAGCAAGGTGCTGGAGGAGCAACTACAGAG GATTGAGAGTTCAGCAGCTGATAGTCGCATGAAGTCTACACAG ATTCCGTGTTTAATGCAGGAGAAAGATTTGGCAACGGCGGCGGAGAAGCTAGCTGAGTGTCAGGAAACTATATTTCTTCTTGAGAAGCAGTTAAATGCTCTGCATCTAGAAAATCCAAAGCCAGAAAGTGGTAGTTCTAAATTGGTGGAAAGAGTGGGTTCTGGTTCACCCTTGTACTTCTCCAACAGCTTATCTAGCCCAGACAACGAGTCGAGCCTTCTAGCGAGATCCCCGGTGCGGCATCACAAAGCAAGACACAGGCCAACCAAATCAGCCTCCTCAACGGCGGCTTCTTCCACGCCTACACCGGAGAAGCATGCGCGAGGCTTCAGTAGATTCTTCTCATCAAAAGGAAAACCTTCTCGTTGA